Proteins encoded by one window of Microplitis mediator isolate UGA2020A chromosome 1, iyMicMedi2.1, whole genome shotgun sequence:
- the LOC130668702 gene encoding protein abrupt-like isoform X2, with translation MGSSAQLYSLSWGEFSTSLTSAVQLLRGHGDLVDVTLAAGGRSYPAHKIVLSAASPFLLDLLKSTPCEHPVVLLAGVSSDDLESLLEFVYKGEVSVEPSQLPSLLQAAHCLSIHGLASPTILTENGEEVPPTAIPTATEPVTREIMNSCIPINRRKKRRRKSSSSSGKWARIDTANDSEDRHDGHGDDDRTTDYDHKNDETGVHADDGERSKYSNNRTLNDWTTSTGAHIPPSLTVTEVQTALTADNFTDIKPSLQTLMAMQQQYSPLHIPTFSGSLSMALPGFPLPTTSSSTLKVRGASDCPGICPLCGATLRQARNLRRHLLSSCKYRLNSFHTLQQSTDHVVVDIEPKIEIGAFSNQNHVNDSGESNSCEQIVCHPSPLPSPTHNSNNMSPHQNISETIAR, from the exons ATGGGGAGCAGTGCTCAATTGTACAGTTTATCTTGGGGTGAATTTAGCACATCACTAACATCAGCAGTGCAACTACTCCGAGGGCATGGTGATCTTGTTGATGTAACATTGGCAGCTGGTGGTCGTAGTTATCCAGCCCATAAAATAGTTCTTTCTGCCGCAAGTCCATTTTTATTAGATTTGCTTAAg AGTACACCATGTGAGCATCCAGTTGTTCTGCTCGCTGGAGTAAGCTCTGATGATTTAGAATCTCTGTtagaatttgtttataaagGTGAAGTGAGTGTAGAACCATCACAATTGCCTTCATTACTACAAGCAGCTCATTGTTTGAGTATCCATGGACTTGCATCTCCAACAATATTGACtgaa aatGGCGAAGAAGTACCTCCTACCGCAATACCAACAGCAACTGAACCAGTAACACGAGAAATAATGAATTCATGTATCCCAATAAatcgtagaaaaaaaagaagaagaaaatcATCGTCTTCATCTGGTAAATGGGCAAGAATAGATACAGCAAATGACAGTGAAGATCGACATGATGGACATGGAGATGATGATAGAACAACAGACTATGATCACAAAAATGATGAAACTGGTGTTCATGCCGATGATG GTGAGCggtcaaaatattcaaataatcgaACACTTAACGACTGGACTACAAGTACTGGAGCACATATACCGCCATCATTAACCGTCACGGAAGTTCAAACAGCACTGACGGCAGACAACTTCACAGATATAAAACCTTCATTACAAACTTTAATGGCAATGCAACAACAGTACTCACCATTGCACATTCCCACATTTTCTGGGTCACTCAGTATGGCATTACCAGGTTTTCCACTCCCAACAACAAGTTCATCAACACTAAAAGTACGCGGTGCATCCGATTGTCCAGGAATTTGTCCATTATGTGGCGCAACATTAAGACAGGCTAGAAATCTTCGTAGgcatttattatcatcatgCAAATATCGACTAAATAGTTTTCATACGTTGCAACAATCAACTGATCATGTTGTTGTAGATATTGAACCGAAAATAGAAATAGGTGCATTTAGTAATCAAAATCATGTAAATGATAGCGGAGAAAGCAATAGTTGTGAACAAATTGTTTGTCATCCAAGTCCTTTACCGTCACCTACAcacaattcaaataatatgtCACCTCATCAAAATATATCTGAAACTATCGCCAGATGA
- the LOC130668702 gene encoding protein abrupt-like isoform X1, producing the protein MGSSAQLYSLSWGEFSTSLTSAVQLLRGHGDLVDVTLAAGGRSYPAHKIVLSAASPFLLDLLKSTPCEHPVVLLAGVSSDDLESLLEFVYKGEVSVEPSQLPSLLQAAHCLSIHGLASPTILTENGEEVPPTAIPTATEPVTREIMNSCIPINRRKKRRRKSSSSSGKWARIDTANDSEDRHDGHGDDDRTTDYDHKNDETGVHADDAGERSKYSNNRTLNDWTTSTGAHIPPSLTVTEVQTALTADNFTDIKPSLQTLMAMQQQYSPLHIPTFSGSLSMALPGFPLPTTSSSTLKVRGASDCPGICPLCGATLRQARNLRRHLLSSCKYRLNSFHTLQQSTDHVVVDIEPKIEIGAFSNQNHVNDSGESNSCEQIVCHPSPLPSPTHNSNNMSPHQNISETIAR; encoded by the exons ATGGGGAGCAGTGCTCAATTGTACAGTTTATCTTGGGGTGAATTTAGCACATCACTAACATCAGCAGTGCAACTACTCCGAGGGCATGGTGATCTTGTTGATGTAACATTGGCAGCTGGTGGTCGTAGTTATCCAGCCCATAAAATAGTTCTTTCTGCCGCAAGTCCATTTTTATTAGATTTGCTTAAg AGTACACCATGTGAGCATCCAGTTGTTCTGCTCGCTGGAGTAAGCTCTGATGATTTAGAATCTCTGTtagaatttgtttataaagGTGAAGTGAGTGTAGAACCATCACAATTGCCTTCATTACTACAAGCAGCTCATTGTTTGAGTATCCATGGACTTGCATCTCCAACAATATTGACtgaa aatGGCGAAGAAGTACCTCCTACCGCAATACCAACAGCAACTGAACCAGTAACACGAGAAATAATGAATTCATGTATCCCAATAAatcgtagaaaaaaaagaagaagaaaatcATCGTCTTCATCTGGTAAATGGGCAAGAATAGATACAGCAAATGACAGTGAAGATCGACATGATGGACATGGAGATGATGATAGAACAACAGACTATGATCACAAAAATGATGAAACTGGTGTTCATGCCGATGATG CAGGTGAGCggtcaaaatattcaaataatcgaACACTTAACGACTGGACTACAAGTACTGGAGCACATATACCGCCATCATTAACCGTCACGGAAGTTCAAACAGCACTGACGGCAGACAACTTCACAGATATAAAACCTTCATTACAAACTTTAATGGCAATGCAACAACAGTACTCACCATTGCACATTCCCACATTTTCTGGGTCACTCAGTATGGCATTACCAGGTTTTCCACTCCCAACAACAAGTTCATCAACACTAAAAGTACGCGGTGCATCCGATTGTCCAGGAATTTGTCCATTATGTGGCGCAACATTAAGACAGGCTAGAAATCTTCGTAGgcatttattatcatcatgCAAATATCGACTAAATAGTTTTCATACGTTGCAACAATCAACTGATCATGTTGTTGTAGATATTGAACCGAAAATAGAAATAGGTGCATTTAGTAATCAAAATCATGTAAATGATAGCGGAGAAAGCAATAGTTGTGAACAAATTGTTTGTCATCCAAGTCCTTTACCGTCACCTACAcacaattcaaataatatgtCACCTCATCAAAATATATCTGAAACTATCGCCAGATGA